In a single window of the Rattus norvegicus strain BN/NHsdMcwi chromosome 6, GRCr8, whole genome shotgun sequence genome:
- the Prps1l3 gene encoding ribose-phosphate pyrophosphokinase 1, with protein sequence MPNIKIFSGSSHQDLSQKIADRLGLELGKVVTKKFSNQETCVEIGESVRGEDVYIVQSGCGEINDNLMELLIMINACKIASASRVTAVIPCFPYARQDKKDKSRAPISAKLVANMLSVAGADHIITMDLHASQIQGFFDIPVDNLYAEPAVLKWIRENISEWKNCTIVSPDAGGAKRVTSIADRLNVDFALIHKERKKANEVDRMVLVGDVKDRVAILVDDMADTCGTICHAADKLLSAGATRVYAILTHGIFSGPAISRINNACFEAVVVTNTIPQEDKMKHCSKIQVIDISMILAEAIRRTHNGESVSYLFSHVPL encoded by the coding sequence ATGCCAAATATCAAAATCTTCAGTGGGAGCTCCCACCAGGACTTATCCCAGAAAATAGCTGACCGCCTAGGCCTGGAGCTGGGCAAGGTGGTGACTAAGAAATTCAGCAATCAGGAGACCTGTGTGGAAATTGGGGAAAGTGTTCGTGGAGAGGATGTCTACATTGTTCAGAGTGGGTGTGGTGAGATAAATGACAATCTAATGGAGCTTTTGATCATGATTAATGCTTGCAAGATTGCTTCAGCCAGCCGGGTTACTGCGGTCATCCCATGCTTCCCTTATGCCCGGCAGGATAAGAAGGATAAAAGCCGGGCTCCCATCTCAGCAAAGCTTGTTGCAAATATGCTATCTGTAGCAGGTGCTGATCATATTATCACCATGGATCTACATGCATCTCAGATTCAGGGTTTCTTTGATATCCCAGTGGACAATTTATATGCAGAGCCAGCTGTCCTAAAGTGGATACGGGAGAACATATCTGAGTGGAAAAACTGTACTATTGTCTCACCTGACGCTGGTGGAGCCAAGAGAGTGACCTCCATTGCAGACCGACTGAATGTGGATTTTGCTTTGATTCACAAGGAACGGAAGAAGGCCAATGAAGTGGACCGCATGGTTCTGGTAGGAGATGTGAAGGATCGTGTGGCTATACTTGTGGATGACATGGCTGACACTTGTGGTACAATCTGTCATGCTGCTGACAAACTTCTCTCAGCTGGAGCTACCAGAGTTTATGCTATCTTGACGCACGGAATCTTTTCTGGCCCAGCCATTTCTCGCATCAACAATGCATGCTTCGAAGCAGTAGTAGTTACCAATACCATACCTCAGGAGGATAAGATGAAACACTGCTCCAAAATCCAGGTGATTGACATCTCTATGATCCTTGCAGAAGCCATCAGGAGAACCCACAACGGAGAATCTGTCTCCTACCTGTTCAGCCATGTTCCTCTATAA